GCCCAGTACACCAAGGACATCGTGGAGCTCGAAGCCAAGATGAAGGCTGCCGAGCTCTCCATGGCCACGGCGCAGGTCACGGCGAAGGCGGAGTTCCAGGCCATCATCATCCAGTTCGCCATCCAGCGTCGCTTCGAGCATGTGGTGCTCGCGTGCCGCTTCTACCGTCATATCTTCGCGGATCCCTCCGGCATCCTGAACCTCAAGGAAGGATCGGATGCGGAGAAGATGTTCGCCTCCAGCCTCGGCACGTCACCCACCATCAGCGCGCTCGATTCGTTCGCGAACGAAGCCATTCGCGATGTGGATGAGGCGGTGCAGGCCTTCGATTATCTCGTGGAGCGTGGCGATATGGCCAGCGCCTCCCAGCGCATCTCCGAGGCCTTCATGGTCGGCGAATACCTTCCTCGCGTGCGCCGCGTGCCCATTCAGCGGAAGATGATGGTGCTCGACTTCACCCGCGACTCGAACCAGCTCGTGTCTGCCATGGAGATGAAGGACTACACGCTTGCGGAGACGCTGGTCACGAAGCTGCGTACGCTCGCAAAGGACTTCGACTACAGCAAGCCCACCGCCATGATCGAGACGGCGCGGACCGTGAGCGACATGCATCTGAACAAGGCCAAGGTCGCCGCCATGCAGGGCGATCAAAAGGGCAGCACGGATTCGCTCACCCAGGCCGCCACCATCTGGCCCACGAATCCGAAGCTGAAGGAATTCACCAACATGATCGGCAACAACGCCGATATTAAAACACAGACCGCGCTCGACCTGGATCGCCTGCTCAGCCAGCGAAACTACCGCCAGATCTATAACGACCAAGGCCGCTATCTCGCTGCGGTGATCGATGACCCCATCCGCCAGGAATCTTTGAAGAAGGTGCTCACCGACATGAACAAGGTGAACCTCATCATCGCCGGCGCGACGAGCCGCTCCCAAGGTGGTGATATGGCGGGCGCTTGGGAGTCCATCGAGCAGGCTTACGTTGAGTTTCCCGAAGATCCCGAAGTCGCCCGCCTGCGTTCTGATTTCAGTGTGAAGGCCACCGACTTTGTTGGCGCCCTGCAAAAGGCGAAGCAACACGAGGACCGCCAGCAAACCGGCTCCGCCCTCGCCTGGTACCTCAAGGCCCGCACCCAATATCCCCCGAGCCAATTCGCCCGCGAAGGCATCACCCGCCAGGTGACCAAGCTGAACGGTGGTAGTGGTGATACGGTGCCGTGAGGCGTCGGCACCGCTGTGAAGGGGGCAACGCAAAGCAGCGAAGCAGCCAAGGAACCTAGTGTAGAAGGCTTCTCCAGAAACCTCTCACGCGAGCACGTCTCCTGACGCGACACGCCTTCAGCGCACAGCGTATCCTCAAGGAGTGGGGCATTCTTGCCCCCATTTGGACGTTGCACGTTCCCTGCCCGGTAAGTTCCTGCGCTTCGCGCGCCCATTCGAAGATTTCGGTAGGGTGCTGCTGCGTCGGCACCCAAATTTCCGTGGGCGGAAGCGGCGTGGAACTTTGTTGCGTGCGTCTTACAGGCCTTGCCACCCACCCACCAGCTCCGCGCCTCCCCAAGCCCCACCTGACTAGGGTGCCGACGCAGCAGCACCCTACCAGATACAGGCGCTCGCCACGTAAGTGTGCGAGTATGGAGAAAACGTGGCTGGTTCCTGGGCCTTGCTCCCCCTCAGTCTCCGAAGTTCCTCTGTGTCTCCGTGTCTCCGTGTTGAATCCAATGCACCTCGCCTCGCACCCGTAGGTTCCGGCCACACAACCTCACCAAATCTCCCCAACTCCCCTGATCCAACCCGCCTTCCCACCGCGTTCTCATCCACCTCACGCCTCACGCCTTCCCCCATGCTCCGCCTCGCCTTCCTCTCCCTCCTCACCCTGGCAGCCAGCCACCTCACTGCCCCGGCCTCCGAGCCCACTACCGTCACCGGCCTCTACCAGGGCGTCCGCATCATCGCCCATCGCGGTGCCGGCTTCGAGTTCGATGAAAACACCGTCGAAGCCTGCAAGCACAGCTATGCCAAAGGCATCCGCGGCTACGAGGTGGACATCCGCCTCACCAAGGACAACCACCTCGTCCTCATGCACGACGCGGACACCGCCCGCACCACGAACGGCAAGGGCAAGATCGAAGACCTCACCCTTGCCGAGATCCAGGCCCTGCGCACCACCCGCAGCGGCGTTCCGGTGCCCTCCGTCACCGACCTCTTCACCTGGTTCAAGGACAAGCCCGAGGTCCTCTTCCTCCTCGAGATGAAGACCAAGGAGGAAAAGGTCTACACCGAAGACCGCCTCGCCATCTACTGCCGCCTGCTGGACGAAGCCACGCGCAACCTCCTCCCCAGCGGCACCTACCATTTCACCTCCTTCGACAAGCGCTCCCTCACCATCATGAAGCGCCTCCAGCCCGACGTCCCCACCGGCCTCCTCACCAGCACCTTCCCCACACCCGAACTCATCACCGAAGCTAAAGCCCTCAACTGCGCCCGCCTCTCCGTCTCCCTCGACGCCACCTCACGCAAGATGGCCCGCGAAGTCAAAGACGCCGGCCTTCAGGTGTCCCTCTGGCCCATCAAAAGCAAAGCCGACGCGGATTTGGCCGTGATGATGGGAGCGAATATTTTGTGCACGGACGTGCCGGGGGATTTGGTGGGGAAGGAGAGTGGGAATGCGAATGTGAAGAGCAAGGATGCGGTGCCGTAAGGAATGAGCGACCGTGTGGCCGTGGCGTCACGATGGCACATTTCATCCCTCAGCGTGACGGCCACCCACTTGTGGAACACCTACGGCGTTCAAGCTTCTTTTGCAGCCACCTGGGGTGGCGTCCGCTTCGCGGACTGACCCCAGGCTGGACAATGTTCAACACCTTCGGTGTAGGAGCTTCGATCCGGAGGTGGTCATAGGGTTCGCAGAGGTTGAGCT
The Roseimicrobium gellanilyticum DNA segment above includes these coding regions:
- a CDS encoding glycerophosphodiester phosphodiesterase, whose translation is MLRLAFLSLLTLAASHLTAPASEPTTVTGLYQGVRIIAHRGAGFEFDENTVEACKHSYAKGIRGYEVDIRLTKDNHLVLMHDADTARTTNGKGKIEDLTLAEIQALRTTRSGVPVPSVTDLFTWFKDKPEVLFLLEMKTKEEKVYTEDRLAIYCRLLDEATRNLLPSGTYHFTSFDKRSLTIMKRLQPDVPTGLLTSTFPTPELITEAKALNCARLSVSLDATSRKMAREVKDAGLQVSLWPIKSKADADLAVMMGANILCTDVPGDLVGKESGNANVKSKDAVP